The following proteins come from a genomic window of Corallococcus sp. NCRR:
- a CDS encoding HK97 family phage prohead protease, with amino-acid sequence MRKPTRHQKLLSAATPAEGAASAPIFRITSPNLDRHRDRVLAVKSEGEGAEVRVPLLWEHNSWTPAIGFARCYREGDAWVMAPVFDEVDELSKTVAGKVKAGSLFTCSIGFSPVEEPVPNAEGGFDYPMVELLEVSIVNVPANADAVRLRSAGTGRGRPNLGAALKALVASQAAVLAVLKAEGDAPEDVDEPDEESPPEGEDKAVGDESEAPGRLTPQGFAEGLLAHLQAGAQMVADFLADADGLVGGEHDLLVWVAEGAKASFDQSISDLEAYLSGEEAELPADGEEQAASASDDEGVEASEEDLENSEEPEDGEALPDEEAASEVSEDEPTEEEAKALRLRVRKHLGFSVEAVAALTGGELRRYAALTA; translated from the coding sequence ATGCGCAAGCCCACCCGCCATCAGAAGCTGCTCAGCGCCGCCACGCCCGCCGAGGGCGCGGCCAGCGCCCCCATCTTCCGCATCACCTCGCCCAACCTCGACAGGCACCGGGACCGTGTCCTCGCCGTGAAGTCCGAGGGTGAGGGCGCGGAGGTGCGCGTTCCGCTTCTCTGGGAGCACAACAGTTGGACGCCCGCCATCGGCTTCGCGCGCTGCTACCGCGAGGGCGACGCGTGGGTGATGGCGCCCGTCTTCGACGAGGTGGACGAGCTGTCCAAGACGGTGGCCGGCAAGGTGAAGGCGGGCTCCCTCTTCACGTGCTCCATCGGCTTCTCCCCGGTGGAGGAGCCGGTGCCCAACGCCGAGGGCGGCTTCGACTATCCGATGGTGGAATTGCTCGAAGTCTCCATCGTCAACGTGCCCGCCAACGCGGACGCGGTGCGCCTGCGCTCGGCGGGTACGGGGCGGGGCCGGCCCAACCTGGGCGCCGCCCTCAAGGCGCTCGTGGCCAGCCAGGCCGCCGTGCTCGCGGTGCTGAAGGCCGAGGGTGACGCGCCAGAGGACGTGGATGAGCCCGACGAGGAGTCGCCTCCGGAAGGTGAGGACAAGGCCGTCGGCGACGAGAGTGAAGCCCCGGGCAGGCTGACGCCGCAGGGCTTTGCGGAAGGGCTGCTGGCCCACCTCCAGGCCGGCGCGCAGATGGTGGCGGACTTCCTCGCGGACGCGGATGGCCTCGTCGGCGGCGAGCACGACTTGCTGGTGTGGGTGGCGGAGGGCGCGAAGGCGAGCTTCGACCAGAGCATCAGCGACCTGGAAGCGTACCTCTCCGGCGAGGAGGCGGAACTGCCCGCCGACGGTGAGGAGCAGGCGGCGAGCGCCTCTGACGACGAGGGCGTCGAGGCCTCCGAGGAGGACTTGGAAAACAGCGAGGAACCGGAGGACGGCGAAGCCCTGCCCGACGAGGAGGCCGCCTCCGAGGTGTCCGAAGACGAGCCCACCGAGGAAGAGGCGAAGGCCCTGCGCCTGCGCGTCCGCAAACACCTCGGCTTCTCCGTCGAAGCGGTCGCTGCCCTCACGGGTGGCGAGCTCCGCCGGTACGCCGCGCTCACCGCATAG